AGTATGGTACCAGGCCAAGGTCATAAAGGTTGGTGTGAACTAATCAATTTTGGCAAAAGTAGGAAAAACGCAGACTTTCCCCACCCGAGACTTTCCAAGTCTTCAAGACTTGGAAAGTCTGAGCCTAATGAACCGCTGCAGTTTTCCGGCAGCAACTGGGCAATTTGTCATGCGCTTTCTGATTCGCCGGGCTTTCGTCTGCATCGTAACCGGTATGATTGATGGTGGCTTTGATCGCTTCCGGGGTTGTTTTTGCCGGATTGTACTTAACCGTTATCACTTTATTGCTGAGGTCCAGGTTGGAGCTTTTCACACCTTTTGATAACCCCAGCGTCCTTTCGATGCGTGCTTTGCACATCTCGCAAATCGCAGATGTTTTGATTTTTATTTCTTTATCCCCATCCGCCAGGGCTACATTGAAGGCCAGTAAAAATGAGGCAAAGAGTGATATGAATGTCGTTTTCATGATAGCTTTTTTTGGGTTAAAGTAATTAAACGTAAATCGGGTAATTGCTAATGTATGTGTTCCGTCGAATCCGTTTCGGCCAGGGCTACTTCCTGAAGCTCCATTTTACAGACCGGACACTTACCTGCTTCTGCATAGGTTTTGTCGCCCTCGCAGCGCATGGGGCAAGCAAATTTCCTGCCTTCGGCCACCTGGGTACTGTCCGGTGCAGCGGTTTCAGATTTCTGACGATTGCCGGAACAGGCGGTCAAAATGATCATACCGGACAGGATAAATAACTTGTACATAAATCTTTTGTTTTTTGATGTTTATAAACGGGTTAAGCGAAAGCACTGCTATTCAGGTATATTTTTTATTGGAGGCAGCTTTTACTTACTACTGCCAACTTTGTCCAACGTTTGGCGGGGGAGTATGTTTGTCTTTTTAAATTCCCCCGGCGTCATTCCGGTTACTTTTTTAAACTGGTTGCTCAAGTGTGCAGTACTGCTGTAAGAAAGCCTCCACGCCATTTCACTTAATGAAAGCTCGTTGTAAGAAAGCCATTCCTTTACCTTTTCAATTTTTTGCGCGATGATGTAATGCTCAATGGTCTGGCCTGTCTCTGAAGAAAACAGATTACTCAGATAAGAATAATCATAGCCGGTTTTTTTGGACAGGTAATCCGAAAAATTGACAGCGTCAGGTTTGTTCCCCTTCAGGTATTGAATCTCTTCAATAATCAGTGTTTTAATGTTTTCGACCAACGCGGCACGTTTATCATCAATGAGTTCGAAACCATTCACTTCCAGCATCCGTCTGATCTCGTCAAGTTTTTGCAAGTCTATATCGTTGACCGTGTCCACATTGCCAAGAGCTAAGTGCGCCAGGGGCACTCCAAGTTTGTCAAACTCCTCTTTTACAACACGTTTACAACGGTCACATACCATATTTTTTATATACAATTTCATAAGGGAGTCAGTTAAAATCAAAAGAGAAAGATAACCTCGGATATGTTTCTCTTTTATTTGATAATCTTATAACGTATTCCTGCATAAATCATTCGCCCGGTTACAGGTCCCCAGGCCATACCCGCGTCAAACCGGCTTCCAAAAGGTTCAGCGGCAGCCATGATCGGATTTTTTTGCCTGAAATTGTTCAGATTTTCTCCACCCAGGTAAATATCCCATTTGGGGAAAGTTCGGGTGATCTGAGCGTTTATGTTAAAAAAGGATGGGGCCCATGTCGATACCAGGTTTGTTTGAGTACCATGATGCTCATGCATTTCACCCATGTAGGGAATCCTTTTTTTACCGTTCCATTGCACTGTGGCGTCAAATTTCCATTTGTCGTAGGGGAGGGCATAACCTGCATTAAAGAGGAGCCTGTCCCGGCTTACCATCATTTTAGGCAGTAAATTTTCATTTCCCTCCGTATCCGTTATTGTTTGTTTTACATCAAACAGCCGGTAGGCTAGTTTCAGATCAAACCGCTGGATGGGCGTTAAATTAACCTCGGCCTGAAAGCTATTGGCATAAGCTTTACCAGACAGGTTGGAAAATCGTATGTACCGGGGATCTTCCAGGTTGGCAATTAACTGGTTTTCAAAATTTGTTCTGTAGAAATCGACAATGAAATTCCCTTTCACCGCTCCCGGATTAAAGTCCTGCGTGATACTGGCACCATAGTTCCATGATGTTTCCGGTTTCAGTTTTTCCTGGAAAATCACTGTTCTGGCGCTCACCAGGTTTCCGTAATATTCGGCCAGGGGATTAGCCACCCGAAATCCTTTACCCGCCGACGCGCGCACGGTAGTTCCTTCCGTAAGATTATATTTAAGATGTAATCTGGGTGTCCACTGTGTGCCGTAGATGTTGTGAAAATCAGCGCGGCCTCCTGCTACGAGGATAAACTTATCCAGATGGTTATAGGTATACTCAAAGAACGCTCCTGGAACCGACTCGTTTCTGGCAAGGGAAATGGTGCTGAACTTTTCATCATAATTGTCAAGCAGATAACTCAAGCCTGTTTTGTAGGTATGGTTGGTGTTGCCGATGATAGACTGATAGATCAGATTTCCATAGAAGGTTTTCTGTCTACCGTCATAATTTTTCAGGCCAAAATAACTTTTGGAATCATAAACGGAGCCACTCAGGATAAAACCTAATCCACGGTACGGCTGGTCAGGGAATAACCGTGCGATTTTTGAGAAAACCTCGTATCTGCCGACTTTTGCCCCGAAACCATAAACGGTATCACTTCCTTTCAGATCACGCCGGAAATTGGTTTGTCCGCCCAGTCGATCTTCATAAAGTGCTTTTACGCCAAATTGTGCCATCCAGTTTTTGCTTTGGTATTTCCATCTGTTTACCGCGTTAATTTGGTTATAAAGCGGAAGATCCAGAAAATGATCCCTGTTCTGATCCATCCGGTTTCTCAGGGTGCTTCCATGCGTAAGTAACGCTGTGCTCCATTTTTCATTCAGCTGATGGGCCAGGCTGAGGTTGATCTCCGCCCTTCCGAAACTGTTGACATAGGTATTTAAATAGAGCTTTTCGCGGGTATCGGGTTTCTGGAGTTCCACGTTGATCTGTCCGGTCATGGATTCGTAGCCATTCACAACCGAACCTGCACCTTTCCCAATGTCAATGGATTGAATCCAGGTGCCGGGTACAAAGTTGAGTCCGAAAGTGGAGGCGAGGCCACGGATCGAAGGTATGTTTTCTACGTTAGTCTGTATATAGGTTCCGTTCAGGCCCAGCATCTGGATCTGTTTGGCACCCGTAACTGCGTCGCTATATGAAACGGAAACCGATGCGTTGGTTTCAAAACTCTCGGACAAATTACAGCATGCCGCTTTTGCCAGTGCTCTGGTGGTGATAATTTCGGTTTGGTGCGGAGATAGCCGGTCTATGGAAGTTGCGCTGCCTCTTACCGTTACTTCCTTAAGCGCACGGTCGTTTTGCAAAACTATTTCCAGTTCACTTTCGGCGCCTACCTGAATGGTATCACTCATGAAACCTACAAAGCTGACTACCAGGAGGTCTGATACGATACTTCGGGGTAGTATGAATTCCCCGCTGGAATCTGTTGTAGTGGCATGTGTGGTACCCGCCCAGTAAACATTGGCACCCGTTATGGGGCGGATAGTGCCCTGCACCTGCTCGTTGACGGTCCCTTTAATACCTTGTGCAGACAGCAGGAAAGGGAAAAGGAGCAGGATCACTCCTGTTATATTGGTTTTCATTCTAATTTAAAATCATTGATGGAGAAATAATTTAAAAGCCCAAACCACCGGTAATGAGGTGGTTAAGCGATTTAATTTATTGTTTATCAATATTTCAAATTAAAAATGACTGTATAAAAAAGAGCATACTTCGCCCATGAAAGAGCGATGTGAAGGATATGACGTTACGCCGGACCGACAGTAAGGAAGCCTCCCAATATTGTTCAATGAAAGAGAAAGAGGGTGCAGTCCAGACAAATCCGCCTGCCAGAACTTTTAGTACCTTGGCAAGCAACTGGGTAACCGCAGATGACGTTACGTCAACCTTTTCGTATTTCTGCTGTTCTTTGCAGCAATCCGTTTTTTTGAAGAAAGTACCGGAAGCTTCTTTTTGTCTCTTGCTGGCAGCACAACAGGTTGAAACAACCTTTTTTTCGCAGGAATCTGGTTTTTTTTCAGCGATCAGCTGCATCGACTTGCCCCGCATCATACACTGATGTTCAATGAACCCGAAACCCGTACTGCTGAGCAGTATCAGGAAGGCCATCAGGATGGTGAGCGATTGATGCAGCTGGTTTTTCATCGCCTGCTATCTGTTTACGGATTTTTGCTTTATTCTTGTGATGTAAAAAATCAATGTACAAAAGTACTGGTTATCAGGAAAACTCCTGCGCAGCGTAGCCTGCTTTTTTAACCAGTTCTGATATTTCGGCAGCGGATTGGTCTGTTGTAACGGTTAAGACTCTGTCGGCACTCTGCAGGTCCACCTGCCAGTTTTCAATATGTTCATCACCATTCAGGAAGGGCGTTACGGTTGCAACACAGCCATCACATTTTATATTTGTCTTGAATTTCAAAGTTTGCATGACCTCTTTTTTATTTACTTTTTCAGTATTTAACCATACAAAGATCGGGACATGCCTATATTAAATTGTTACAGAATTCGCGAAAAGATTTACAGATTTTTGGGTTTTATTCCGCAGACAGGAAGTCTGCAGATCGGCGGGAAGGTACCCACGCCTCAGTGGAACCTTCCCGCCGATCCATAACTTTTTCCCTGTAGATATCGGATCATTACTTTCCTTTTTCAGGTTCAGGTTTGTTCCCAACGTTCCGGATATTCACCAGCTTCACCAAAAGGTCAAACCAGAACGGTGCACCAAATGACAGCGCAGCAGCCGTAAGCAGCCAGCCCAGCAGGTTCTTAGCCAGCAAAGTAAAGAATACCCGTAACACTTTCCATCCATGTACTGATTCAGGTACGACACTTTTCCAGCCGATGGGCAGCCCCAGAGAAGTCAGGTGATTCTGAAGAAAAAATGCATACTCTTCTTTTACCTGTAACAAATCCAGATCGGAAGTGGCGGTAACAGTCAGCTGGCTTTTCACAAAGGTGGGGTGATACTTTTTCACAGAATTTATAAATACCGTATCAATCCAGTGCCGGGACTCCATTTTTATGCTGTCCGACTTGATGTATTCCCGGAAGCAAGCGGCCACCACTACGGAATCCCCATGGCTGGTGATATGTATCCTTTGTACGGTATCTGCCAGCGTGGAGTCCTTCTGCCCGAGATAGGTCAGAAACTTTTCCTCGTTACCCTTTTCAAAATGAGAATAATCTTTGTCACGGGCTGCTTCCATGGCTTTTTGCACCATTTGGTTGCGCAGGACGGGGTCGGTATACAGCCTTTTTGTGATGCTGATGGAATTTAGGTTTAAACATACGGAGACGGCCAGGGCAACCACCCAGAGAACAATGCGTGTGGAGCGTTTGTACCAGTCTGTCACCTGAACCATGTAGGCATCAAACCATTCGGCCAGTTTTTGCCGGAATTCATCCAAATCTTTTGATTCCTTTGAAATGACCGTCAGGATTTCCTTTAGCGTACCCGAGGCAAGCCCCTGGATCTGGGCATCGAGTTTTGCCAGGTTACTCGCTGAGCCTACGGTGGAAAGGCTGCTTAATATTACACTTACGAAAGTTTTTGAGCTGATGTAAGAAATGGAGTTGTTCCAGATCTTCCACCGGGGATTGCGGAAGGGTACTATCAACGGGTGTTGCATAAACGACTGGTCGGACACGACGAGCTTGTCCAGCGCTTCTTTGAGGAGCTTGGCCCTTTTGTCCAGCAGGGTATTGATAAACTCAGTAATACCTGAGACAAACATGCTGGCAACGAGATAGAAAAAAGTGAGCGACAGTGCCACATCCAGAAAGACAGAGAGATTATTCGTATTCATGTCAGAAGGTTGCAAAGGGTGAACGCGTTTTGGTTATTTGCCCGGAAGTGTAAACCGGAAATCAAAACTGGATACCAGTTCGGCTTTGCTGAGAAGGGAAGATTTTTTGATACCCGCATACAGGTTCAGCCATATCCCGCTGATCAGGTAAATTTCCCCGCCCAGATAGGAGAACCATACATTTTCTTTTCTGAAACTGTTGGTGCTGTACTGGGCTTCAAGAAATCCCTTTGCTTCATTGTTCCCTGCAAAAATGCGGCTGCTGAGCGTTATTCCGTTGGATTGCTCTCTTTTTAGGTCTTCGTTCACCACCGAGGCATGTTCGTAGTTGGCACTCCACAGGACCTGACCCCATTTGCTGATTGGGTGCGCTCCTGAAAGCCAGGCAGAAAAGTTATCCTTTTTTAAATTTCTGATCAGGCTGTCGGAGGAAACGGCTGTGAACGCAACCGCCATATCCACCTTGGCCGAATTCCAATTATCTTTTTTGTAATCCTCAATGAGCTCTGCGATGGATTTGGTATCAGCTTTGCCAAGAATGGCTCCTGTAACATTTATTCTATGCGCCTCTGGTATTTCCATGAATTTATCATTGTAATATTGTTCGAATGTTTTTACAAACGTGGTATCATTGTTCATTTTCTCATCGAATGTTACAATGTTCATGTGATTTTCTTTCATGAACCTATTCCTTACATCAATTTCATTTAGAATGTGGCCTTGAAGTTGTTTCGCTAGTGCCAGTAGAGAGCCATTATCCGTTTTTAAATCTCCCTTATCAAGCAAGGAGATCCTGAACCCCACACCGAGTTTGCGGGCATTGAGTTTTTTGTCGGTAGAATCCTGACCCGTAGCAATAGATATCCTCAGACTATTGATTGTCCGGTTTTTGATATAGTCACTGAGATGGATAGCCTTATTTTGTTTCACAAGAATAAAAGGTGCGATTTCCGCTGAAAATGATTGTGGAATGGTCAGGCTTCCGGATTGCACAAACTGAGGAAGTATCACACTGAGTGCTTCAACAGTAGAGGGTCTCAGCAGTTTGCTGTCTCCGGAGCCGAGCAATTTTTGTGCGGGCAGGTCAGGAACGGCAAAGTTGATTTTCATCTTGCTGAGCAGTACCGTCTCATCCTGGGCAGCTACTTCATGAAAGCAAATGAGCAATAGAAGGGATATTATGATAGAAGTTTTCATCATGTCAGGGTTTAGAAATGAGTTGGATCAGCAGGGTTGCTCTTTGTACTTTACCAGTCAGCTTGCCTGTTTTGGCTTCTTTTCCGATCAGAGAGCCTTGCTGGGAAAAATTCGCTTCGATAATAAAGTTGGGGAAGTTGTCGGGATCCAGGCCCTGGAATTTCATGGTTACGAGCACAAACCGCCGGTGATTGCTGGCCAGCGGGGTCGGCAAGGGGAGGGTATCCGGAATGGTGTCTACGTTGTTGCCGGTTACGGGGGGGATCAGGGAGGGAGGGTTCCCATCTGGAGCAAATAACTCAATGGCATAGCCAAGCACCATTACGCCTTGAATATCCAGAGTGAGGGTAAGGTCGTTCTTGTCGGGTAAAAAGAATAGCTGTTTCATGTTTATCTTGCTGATTGTTAGAAATTTGGAGATTAACTGTGTCCAAAATTCCTAAAAACCGGATCGATAAAACAGGAGCTTTTTACTTATTCGGGTACCGTATTTTTCCCGAAAAGGATGTAAAAAATACGGTGGATAAGGATGGAAATTAAAAAACAAAAGTAGCGGGCGGACCTGCTACTTTTGGGAAATGAAAACAGTATGATTGAATAGGGCCTCACAGGATGGCTTTCCTTATAATCTTATGCTTCTCAGCCGCAAACTATTGGTTACCACCGAAACCGAGCTTAACGCCATGGCCCCGCCTGCAATCATGGGATCAAGCAGAAAGCCATTAACGGGATACAGTATACCGGCGGCAACTGGTATGCCGATCAGGTTGTAAATAAAAGCCCAGAAAAGGTTCTGCCGGATTGTGGTTACCGTTTTTCTGCTCAATTTAAATGCTTTGGGCAGCGCCAGCAGGTCAGAGGTAATCAGTGTCATTTTGGCGACATCCATCGCTATGTCCGAACCTTTGCCCATGGCCACACTCACATCCGCCTGTGCCAGCGCCTGGGAGTCGTTGATGCCGTCGCCCACCATGGCAACAATTTTCCCGTCTGCCTGCAGCTTTTTTACAAACTGCATTTTATCGTCCGGTTTTACTTCCGCCTGGTAATATTTTATACCTGCTTCTGTGGCAACGGCCGCGGCTGTCTGGGTATTGTCGCCGGTGAGCATATATACCTCAATCCCCTGCACCTGTAATTTTGCAACTGCCTCGGCGGAAGTCGCTTTCAATTTGTCGGCAATGGCGGCAACCGCTAGCAGTTCACCATCGGCTCCGACCCCGATTACCGTTTTGGCCTGTTGTTGAAGTGCTGCTGCTTTGGCGGACAGGTCACTGTTCATTTTTATCCGGTTATCTTTCAGAAAAGCAAAGGTACCAATGAAGTACTGTTTGCCAGCGACTTTCCCTTTGACGCCATAGCCGGTTATCGTCTGGAAAGAATCAACGTTGCCCGTCTCTGATTCATTTACATAGTGTACAATAGCCTGCGCCAGCGGGTGTTCTGAGCGGGTTTCAAGTGCTTTTACTGCTTTCAAATGGGTATCTTTTTCCGAAGTATCCGTTGCCCATAACCAGTCGGTAACCACCGGATGTCCCTCGGTAAGGGTACCTGTTTTATCAAGAATTACCACGTTCACCTCATGTGCGGTTTCAAGGCTTTCTGCATCTCTGATGAGGATATGATGCCCGGCTCCCTTTCCAACCCCCACCATAATGGCAGTTGGTGTAGCAAGACCCAAAGCGCACGGGCACGCAATGACCAGCACCGATACGGAGGCCAGTAACCCATGCGTGACGGCATTTTCCCCGCCGAAGAATAGCCAAAGTATAAAAGTCAGTATGGAAATGCCGATCACAACAGGGACAAACACACCAGCGATTTTATCAACCAGCTTTTGTACAGGTGCCTTGCTTCCCTGAGCCGACTGAACCGTTTGAATGATTTGTGACAGGACCGTATTTTTACCCACTTCCTCCGCTCTGAAATTGAAGCTTCCCTGTTGGTTTATTGTTCCTGCAAAAACTTTTTCACCTGCCTTTTTTTCGGCGGGCAGCGGTTCACCGGTCATCAGGCTTTCATCGACATAGGAACTGCCGCTCAATACTTTTCCGTCCACGGGGATTTTCTCTCCGGCTCTGACCACGATTTCGTCTCCGGGCAAAACGTCCTTTAAGGGTATCTCACTCTCCACGTTACCTCGAATAATCCGTACCGTTTTGGGCTCCAGTCCTATTAGTTTTTTGAGAGCCTCCGAGGTATTGGTTTTGGCCCGTTCCTCCAGTAATTTACCAAGCAGAATAAAGAAAATGATAACAGAAGCTGCCTCAAAATACACGTGCGGATGAAGCCCGCGCGCATGCCAGAACTCCGGATAAAAGGTATTGAAAGAACTGAACAGGAAGGCGATCCCGGTACTGAGCGCAACCAGCGAGTCCATATTCGCTTTCTTGTGCCGGGCCTGTTTAAATGCATTGACAAAAAAATCCCTGCCAAAGCATAC
This portion of the Dyadobacter sp. CECT 9275 genome encodes:
- a CDS encoding heavy-metal-associated domain-containing protein is translated as MQTLKFKTNIKCDGCVATVTPFLNGDEHIENWQVDLQSADRVLTVTTDQSAAEISELVKKAGYAAQEFS
- a CDS encoding helix-turn-helix domain-containing protein, whose amino-acid sequence is MKLYIKNMVCDRCKRVVKEEFDKLGVPLAHLALGNVDTVNDIDLQKLDEIRRMLEVNGFELIDDKRAALVENIKTLIIEEIQYLKGNKPDAVNFSDYLSKKTGYDYSYLSNLFSSETGQTIEHYIIAQKIEKVKEWLSYNELSLSEMAWRLSYSSTAHLSNQFKKVTGMTPGEFKKTNILPRQTLDKVGSSK
- a CDS encoding TonB-dependent receptor; this translates as MKTNITGVILLLFPFLLSAQGIKGTVNEQVQGTIRPITGANVYWAGTTHATTTDSSGEFILPRSIVSDLLVVSFVGFMSDTIQVGAESELEIVLQNDRALKEVTVRGSATSIDRLSPHQTEIITTRALAKAACCNLSESFETNASVSVSYSDAVTGAKQIQMLGLNGTYIQTNVENIPSIRGLASTFGLNFVPGTWIQSIDIGKGAGSVVNGYESMTGQINVELQKPDTREKLYLNTYVNSFGRAEINLSLAHQLNEKWSTALLTHGSTLRNRMDQNRDHFLDLPLYNQINAVNRWKYQSKNWMAQFGVKALYEDRLGGQTNFRRDLKGSDTVYGFGAKVGRYEVFSKIARLFPDQPYRGLGFILSGSVYDSKSYFGLKNYDGRQKTFYGNLIYQSIIGNTNHTYKTGLSYLLDNYDEKFSTISLARNESVPGAFFEYTYNHLDKFILVAGGRADFHNIYGTQWTPRLHLKYNLTEGTTVRASAGKGFRVANPLAEYYGNLVSARTVIFQEKLKPETSWNYGASITQDFNPGAVKGNFIVDFYRTNFENQLIANLEDPRYIRFSNLSGKAYANSFQAEVNLTPIQRFDLKLAYRLFDVKQTITDTEGNENLLPKMMVSRDRLLFNAGYALPYDKWKFDATVQWNGKKRIPYMGEMHEHHGTQTNLVSTWAPSFFNINAQITRTFPKWDIYLGGENLNNFRQKNPIMAAAEPFGSRFDAGMAWGPVTGRMIYAGIRYKIIK
- a CDS encoding heavy metal-binding domain-containing protein, with the translated sequence MYKLFILSGMIILTACSGNRQKSETAAPDSTQVAEGRKFACPMRCEGDKTYAEAGKCPVCKMELQEVALAETDSTEHIH
- a CDS encoding heavy-metal-associated domain-containing protein codes for the protein MKTTFISLFASFLLAFNVALADGDKEIKIKTSAICEMCKARIERTLGLSKGVKSSNLDLSNKVITVKYNPAKTTPEAIKATINHTGYDADESPANQKAHDKLPSCCRKTAAVH
- a CDS encoding heavy metal translocating P-type ATPase — its product is METIADSKKITVPVTGMSCAACAVSVESILKTTNGVADAAVNYASQTVQIEFNPKETALPALDKVLQGAGYGLIVEEDEDKALAEQEAALQERYNKLKKSTIWAGVLSVPVVVIGMFWMDLPYGNYIMLVLTLLVLVCFGRDFFVNAFKQARHKKANMDSLVALSTGIAFLFSSFNTFYPEFWHARGLHPHVYFEAASVIIFFILLGKLLEERAKTNTSEALKKLIGLEPKTVRIIRGNVESEIPLKDVLPGDEIVVRAGEKIPVDGKVLSGSSYVDESLMTGEPLPAEKKAGEKVFAGTINQQGSFNFRAEEVGKNTVLSQIIQTVQSAQGSKAPVQKLVDKIAGVFVPVVIGISILTFILWLFFGGENAVTHGLLASVSVLVIACPCALGLATPTAIMVGVGKGAGHHILIRDAESLETAHEVNVVILDKTGTLTEGHPVVTDWLWATDTSEKDTHLKAVKALETRSEHPLAQAIVHYVNESETGNVDSFQTITGYGVKGKVAGKQYFIGTFAFLKDNRIKMNSDLSAKAAALQQQAKTVIGVGADGELLAVAAIADKLKATSAEAVAKLQVQGIEVYMLTGDNTQTAAAVATEAGIKYYQAEVKPDDKMQFVKKLQADGKIVAMVGDGINDSQALAQADVSVAMGKGSDIAMDVAKMTLITSDLLALPKAFKLSRKTVTTIRQNLFWAFIYNLIGIPVAAGILYPVNGFLLDPMIAGGAMALSSVSVVTNSLRLRSIRL